A single region of the Thermodesulfatator indicus DSM 15286 genome encodes:
- the fusA gene encoding elongation factor G, whose protein sequence is MEIAKIRNLVLLSQSGAGKTSLAEAMLFIAGKTGKLGRVDEGSSILDFEPEEQKRKITISTACHHFSWKKHEIFFLDPPGDDNFNAETKLATWAADNALLVIDATAPVKVQTEKVFAFVKEFGLPCAAFINKLDREHTDFDQACAVLEERLEIRAVPVAYPIGREENLSGIVDLLTMKAYEFSDGKLKIVDMPSELEEKIEELRANLIEYAAESDDDLLEKFLEEGELTAEEIVKGLKRGILEGRFVPVSCGSVDKLIGIQPLLDLIVEFLPSPVERGPREGKTPEGEPDRREPHPEAPISLIIFKTFMDPYAGRLSFARIVSGTLKKEGTLLNPIRDVKEKYANLAIPEGKEMSPCEQAVPGMFCVIPKLSETKTGDTLCDPEAPIIYPMPTLPHAVLTYALHPESRSDEEKIGAALVKLQEEDPSLVISRDEESREILLSGLGQIHIEATIEKLSRKYGVNVKLSLPKIPYRETIKKPKEGVIYRHKKQTGGRGQFAEVHFNIYPLPRGQGFEFVETLVGMNVPRNFVPAVEKGVRQALEKGPLAGYPVVDVKVQFYDGKSHEVDSSDMAFMIAASQCFKKGIQECQPILLEPIMELEIEVPDDVMGDVIGDINARRGRVLGMEPKAGKQVIMAQVPLAEVQRYALDLNAITGGRGTFRMKFSHYEEVPPQIAEKIMAEAKEEEK, encoded by the coding sequence ATGGAGATTGCCAAAATTAGAAACTTGGTTCTACTTTCTCAAAGTGGTGCAGGAAAGACCTCCCTGGCTGAGGCTATGCTATTTATCGCTGGCAAGACCGGAAAGCTAGGGAGAGTAGATGAAGGAAGCTCAATCCTTGATTTCGAGCCTGAGGAACAAAAACGCAAGATCACTATTTCCACAGCTTGCCATCATTTCTCCTGGAAAAAACATGAAATTTTCTTTTTAGATCCTCCAGGAGACGATAATTTTAATGCTGAAACCAAATTAGCTACCTGGGCGGCGGATAACGCCCTTTTAGTGATAGACGCTACGGCGCCTGTCAAAGTACAAACAGAAAAAGTTTTTGCCTTTGTGAAAGAGTTCGGCCTACCTTGTGCGGCTTTTATTAATAAGCTTGACCGCGAACATACCGATTTTGACCAGGCTTGCGCCGTTTTAGAAGAACGCCTGGAGATAAGGGCCGTGCCTGTGGCCTATCCCATAGGACGCGAAGAGAACCTGAGTGGCATAGTAGATCTTCTTACCATGAAGGCCTATGAATTTTCAGACGGTAAATTGAAAATTGTGGATATGCCTTCTGAATTAGAAGAAAAAATAGAAGAACTGCGGGCCAATCTTATCGAATATGCCGCTGAAAGTGATGACGACTTGCTGGAAAAATTTTTAGAAGAAGGCGAACTAACTGCTGAAGAAATAGTCAAAGGCCTTAAACGAGGTATTCTTGAAGGCCGTTTTGTGCCTGTCTCCTGTGGTTCCGTAGATAAACTAATAGGTATTCAGCCTCTTTTGGATTTGATTGTTGAATTTTTGCCATCTCCAGTAGAAAGAGGCCCTCGTGAAGGGAAAACCCCTGAAGGTGAGCCGGATCGTCGTGAACCGCATCCAGAAGCCCCGATTTCTCTTATTATTTTCAAAACTTTTATGGACCCTTACGCTGGAAGACTTTCCTTTGCTAGGATTGTTTCAGGCACTCTTAAAAAAGAAGGAACTTTGCTTAATCCGATACGGGATGTAAAAGAAAAATACGCTAACCTGGCTATTCCTGAAGGCAAAGAAATGTCCCCTTGTGAGCAGGCAGTGCCTGGAATGTTTTGTGTAATTCCTAAACTTTCTGAAACCAAAACAGGAGATACCCTTTGCGACCCTGAAGCTCCTATCATCTATCCCATGCCCACTCTTCCCCACGCGGTATTAACTTATGCTTTACATCCTGAGAGTCGAAGTGATGAGGAAAAAATCGGGGCAGCACTGGTAAAACTTCAGGAGGAAGACCCGAGCCTTGTTATTAGCCGAGATGAAGAAAGCCGAGAGATACTTCTTTCAGGGCTTGGCCAGATTCATATTGAAGCCACTATTGAAAAACTTTCCCGCAAATATGGTGTAAACGTTAAGCTTTCTCTTCCCAAAATTCCTTATCGCGAGACCATCAAAAAGCCTAAAGAGGGTGTTATTTATCGACACAAAAAACAAACTGGTGGTAGAGGGCAGTTTGCTGAGGTACATTTTAACATTTATCCTCTGCCGCGAGGGCAAGGGTTTGAGTTTGTGGAAACCCTTGTAGGGATGAATGTACCCCGAAATTTCGTACCTGCGGTGGAAAAGGGAGTGCGCCAAGCTTTGGAAAAAGGACCTCTTGCTGGTTATCCTGTAGTGGATGTAAAAGTCCAGTTCTACGATGGTAAGAGCCACGAAGTAGATTCTTCAGATATGGCTTTTATGATAGCTGCTTCTCAGTGTTTCAAAAAAGGGATCCAGGAGTGCCAGCCTATTTTGCTTGAACCCATCATGGAGCTTGAAATCGAAGTTCCAGATGATGTTATGGGAGATGTGATTGGCGATATTAATGCCCGAAGAGGTCGAGTTTTAGGGATGGAGCCCAAAGCCGGTAAGCAGGTAATCATGGCCCAGGTGCCACTGGCAGAAGTCCAGCGCTATGCCCTTGATTTAAACGCTATTACTGGAGGACGAGGGACTTTTCGTATGAAATTTTCTCACTACGAAGAAGTTCCCCCTCAAATTGCTGAAAAGATAATGGCTGAAGCCAAAGAGGAGGAGAAATAA
- a CDS encoding MogA/MoaB family molybdenum cofactor biosynthesis protein — MAYTAGVLTLSDKGALGEREDTAGPLIKEALQKEGFDVVAYRILPDDYEEILVVLVDWVDRKGIDLIVTTGGTGLAPRDVTPEATKAAIEREVPGIAEAIRMEGMRHTPYAMLTRGIAGVRKQSLIINLPGSPKAVEESLEVILPVLNHALEKLKGSPKECARN; from the coding sequence ATGGCCTATACGGCGGGTGTGTTAACCCTTTCAGATAAAGGTGCCCTTGGGGAAAGAGAAGACACCGCTGGCCCTTTGATTAAAGAAGCATTGCAGAAAGAGGGTTTTGATGTAGTGGCTTATCGCATTTTACCTGATGATTATGAGGAAATTCTTGTAGTTTTAGTGGACTGGGTGGACAGAAAAGGAATCGATCTTATCGTTACTACAGGGGGCACAGGGCTTGCCCCACGTGATGTTACTCCTGAGGCGACTAAAGCTGCCATTGAAAGAGAAGTTCCTGGAATAGCCGAGGCTATAAGGATGGAAGGTATGAGACATACGCCTTACGCCATGTTAACCAGAGGAATAGCTGGTGTTAGAAAACAAAGTCTTATTATTAATCTTCCGGGAAGTCCCAAGGCCGTAGAAGAATCCCTTGAAGTGATTCTTCCTGTATTGAATCATGCTTTGGAAAAGCTTAAAGGAAGTCCTAAAGAGTGTGCTAGAAATTAG
- a CDS encoding universal stress protein: MSVEIKKIVVGLDGSEKSFNALKEALNWAKRLEAEIIAVHVLPIPSEFVDLGGMIIEIEAELRKEGEAILERGAEEAKKEGVPYTGVLLEGNAPESIANYAEEYDVDLLIVGYQGKSMLSELIMGSVTSKLLNISKVPVLVVK, encoded by the coding sequence ATGAGCGTAGAAATTAAAAAAATAGTAGTAGGGCTTGATGGTTCAGAAAAGAGTTTCAATGCTTTAAAAGAGGCCCTTAACTGGGCCAAAAGACTGGAAGCAGAAATTATTGCTGTTCATGTCTTGCCTATCCCTTCAGAATTTGTCGATTTGGGCGGAATGATAATAGAAATAGAAGCAGAGCTACGCAAAGAAGGAGAAGCTATTTTAGAACGAGGGGCTGAAGAAGCTAAAAAGGAAGGAGTGCCGTACACCGGTGTGCTCCTTGAAGGGAATGCACCTGAAAGCATAGCCAATTACGCCGAAGAATACGACGTAGATTTATTGATAGTTGGTTATCAAGGAAAATCAATGCTTTCAGAATTGATTATGGGAAGTGTTACCTCTAAACTTTTGAATATTTCTAAAGTGCCTGTTCTCGTGGTTAAATAA
- a CDS encoding DUF1844 domain-containing protein: MDEKEKREELPPVNFSMFVLSLNTSALVHLGELPDPQTQEKRKDLALARQTIDILDMLREKTRGNLTREEEKLLDTILYELRMIFLKVSGQ, encoded by the coding sequence ATGGACGAGAAAGAGAAACGTGAAGAATTGCCCCCGGTCAACTTTAGTATGTTTGTTCTTTCGCTAAATACTTCGGCATTAGTGCATTTGGGAGAGCTACCTGACCCCCAAACCCAGGAAAAGAGAAAAGACTTAGCCCTTGCCAGGCAAACGATTGATATTCTTGATATGTTGAGGGAAAAGACCCGCGGTAACCTCACCAGAGAAGAAGAAAAGCTTCTAGATACTATTCTTTACGAACTTCGTATGATTTTTCTTAAGGTAAGTGGCCAATAG
- the ispE gene encoding 4-(cytidine 5'-diphospho)-2-C-methyl-D-erythritol kinase → MANRVSVFAPAKINLVLKIIDRREDGYHELYTIFQKITFGDRLIISFREKGLSLEVKGENVPLGLENLCIKAAHLFVQKTDLNFGLHIELQKNVPPGSGLGGGSSDAAAVLRVLNEKFKSFSESELIALAKELGADVPFFVSSFSTALARGIGEKLSFWPTFPAWYVILVPKVEISTKWAYENLRLTIPQLPPNYDANQPLWEQGLVNDFQELIFEHYPQLKGLKDKLLSLGAKAALLSGSGGALFGVFREEAQAVKAANAFLKDNLKKVEVATNYYEKTSKEG, encoded by the coding sequence GTGGCCAATAGGGTTTCCGTTTTTGCTCCGGCAAAGATAAATCTTGTCTTGAAAATCATTGACCGTCGAGAAGACGGGTATCACGAGCTTTACACTATCTTTCAAAAGATTACTTTTGGGGACAGGTTAATTATTTCTTTTAGAGAAAAGGGCCTCTCTCTCGAGGTAAAAGGAGAAAATGTGCCCTTAGGTCTAGAAAATCTTTGTATAAAAGCTGCTCATCTTTTTGTCCAAAAAACAGATCTTAATTTTGGTCTTCATATTGAGTTGCAAAAGAATGTGCCCCCTGGTAGCGGTCTTGGAGGAGGAAGCAGTGATGCGGCTGCGGTTTTACGAGTGCTTAACGAAAAATTTAAGTCCTTCAGCGAGTCAGAACTTATCGCCTTAGCCAAGGAATTGGGAGCAGATGTACCTTTTTTTGTTTCGTCCTTTAGTACTGCTCTCGCCCGTGGTATTGGAGAAAAGCTTTCTTTTTGGCCAACTTTTCCGGCGTGGTATGTAATTCTTGTTCCCAAAGTCGAAATTTCTACCAAGTGGGCCTATGAAAATTTAAGGTTGACAATTCCGCAACTTCCTCCTAATTATGACGCAAACCAGCCCTTGTGGGAGCAGGGGCTGGTTAATGATTTTCAGGAACTTATTTTTGAACATTATCCCCAATTGAAGGGGTTAAAAGATAAATTATTATCTTTGGGCGCCAAAGCCGCTCTCTTAAGTGGGAGTGGTGGGGCCCTTTTTGGTGTTTTTAGGGAAGAGGCCCAAGCCGTGAAAGCGGCTAACGCTTTTTTAAAAGATAACTTAAAAAAAGTAGAGGTAGCTACGAATTATTACGAAAAGACCTCTAAGGAGGGATAA
- a CDS encoding ribose-phosphate pyrophosphokinase: MFLNHLKIFTGNANPDLARKISAYLSIPLGQAVVKTFSDGEIYVEIKENVRGSDAFVIQPTCPPVNDNLMELLIMVDALRRASARRITAVIPYYGYARQDRKVIPRTPITAKLVANLITVAGARRVLTIDLHAGQIQGFFDIPVDHLYAAPVLIRYIKEEFRGKDLVIVSPDAGGVERARAYAKRLEAGLAIIDKRRLRPNESEVMNVVGDVKGKVAIILDDMIDTAGTMCKAAEALSERGAKEVHGMATHPVLSGPALERIKKSPMKSIVVTDTIPLREEAKKLKKIKVLSVAELLGEAIRRIHHDDSVSSLFV; the protein is encoded by the coding sequence ATGTTTCTCAATCACTTAAAAATTTTTACTGGTAATGCCAATCCAGATCTTGCTCGCAAAATATCTGCCTACCTTAGTATTCCGTTAGGGCAGGCAGTGGTTAAGACTTTTAGTGACGGAGAGATTTACGTTGAAATTAAAGAAAACGTGCGTGGTTCAGATGCTTTTGTTATTCAGCCTACCTGCCCTCCGGTGAACGATAATCTTATGGAACTTCTTATTATGGTCGATGCTTTAAGACGGGCTTCGGCCAGAAGAATTACAGCGGTAATTCCATATTACGGCTATGCCCGCCAAGACCGAAAGGTTATCCCTCGTACTCCTATTACCGCTAAGCTGGTAGCCAATCTTATAACCGTGGCTGGTGCTCGCCGAGTCTTGACTATTGACCTTCACGCCGGGCAAATCCAGGGGTTTTTTGATATTCCGGTGGACCATCTTTACGCCGCTCCTGTGCTTATCCGCTATATAAAAGAAGAATTCAGGGGTAAAGATCTTGTTATTGTTTCTCCTGATGCTGGTGGAGTGGAAAGGGCCCGGGCTTATGCTAAAAGACTAGAAGCTGGCTTGGCTATTATTGACAAGCGTCGTCTCCGTCCAAATGAAAGTGAGGTTATGAACGTGGTTGGTGACGTAAAAGGGAAAGTAGCCATCATCTTAGATGACATGATTGATACCGCTGGCACCATGTGTAAAGCAGCTGAAGCCCTTTCTGAAAGAGGAGCCAAAGAAGTTCACGGTATGGCTACGCACCCTGTTCTTTCCGGGCCAGCCCTTGAAAGAATTAAAAAATCACCTATGAAATCCATAGTTGTTACGGATACCATTCCTCTCAGGGAAGAGGCGAAAAAACTTAAGAAAATAAAAGTTCTTTCGGTGGCAGAGCTTTTAGGTGAAGCTATCAGGAGAATCCACCATGATGATTCCGTAAGCTCACTTTTCGTATAA
- a CDS encoding 50S ribosomal protein L25/general stress protein Ctc gives MKTIELTATIRPKTGKEIARKLRAQGLVPGVIYGPETEPVPLAVKLNELKKYLYRYRDEQLIFNLTLENNGSTLKKIALVKDLQYHPVTDEILHVDFYEISMEREVEVEVPIELVGKAKGVETGGHLQQLLQTMTVACLPGLIPDKIEVDVSELDQGDVIHVKDLTPPEGVRYLDNPDEPVVTVLAPEEEKEEAEVEETAETETETSE, from the coding sequence ATGAAAACTATCGAACTAACCGCCACGATAAGACCTAAGACTGGTAAAGAAATAGCCCGCAAGTTGCGAGCTCAGGGGTTAGTGCCTGGAGTTATTTACGGCCCGGAGACAGAGCCTGTACCTTTGGCGGTAAAGCTTAATGAACTAAAGAAATATCTTTATCGTTATCGTGATGAACAGCTTATTTTTAACCTTACCCTTGAAAACAACGGTTCTACCTTAAAAAAGATAGCCCTGGTCAAAGATCTTCAGTATCACCCAGTTACTGATGAAATTCTTCACGTAGATTTTTATGAAATTTCTATGGAGCGTGAAGTAGAAGTGGAAGTGCCCATTGAATTGGTTGGTAAGGCCAAGGGAGTTGAAACCGGTGGGCACTTGCAGCAGCTCCTTCAAACTATGACCGTGGCTTGTTTACCAGGCCTTATTCCTGACAAAATTGAAGTAGATGTTTCTGAACTTGATCAGGGTGATGTTATCCACGTGAAAGATCTTACTCCGCCAGAGGGTGTGCGCTATTTAGATAACCCTGATGAGCCGGTGGTAACAGTACTTGCACCTGAGGAAGAAAAAGAAGAGGCTGAAGTTGAAGAAACCGCTGAAACCGAGACTGAAACCAGCGAATAA
- the pth gene encoding aminoacyl-tRNA hydrolase — MGKYSWLWVGLGNPGPRYRFTRHNFGFLVLDELASLKGLKFSQGAYQSLVSAYKDAFLVKPQTFMNLSGEAVAPWSRKLKISSERILVIHDDLDLPLGRLKFVPKGGAGGHRGVKSVIDALGTKEFPRLKLGIGRPPQGVTVREYVLSPFSESEIPLVKKVLERAVEALDYLLEHDLPKTMSTFNRPVD, encoded by the coding sequence GTGGGCAAGTATTCCTGGCTTTGGGTGGGCCTCGGTAATCCGGGGCCCCGATATCGGTTTACCAGACATAACTTTGGTTTCCTGGTTTTAGATGAACTTGCAAGTCTTAAGGGCCTTAAGTTTTCTCAGGGTGCCTATCAGTCATTAGTCTCTGCTTACAAAGATGCCTTTCTCGTGAAGCCTCAGACCTTTATGAATCTTTCTGGAGAGGCGGTGGCTCCCTGGAGCCGTAAATTAAAAATTTCCTCTGAACGGATTTTGGTAATACATGACGATTTGGATCTGCCGTTAGGTCGTCTTAAATTTGTACCAAAAGGTGGGGCTGGCGGACATCGAGGAGTAAAGTCCGTTATTGACGCCTTAGGTACCAAAGAATTCCCTCGACTAAAATTAGGGATAGGGCGCCCCCCTCAGGGAGTTACCGTAAGGGAATACGTGCTTTCTCCTTTTTCAGAATCAGAAATACCTTTAGTAAAAAAAGTATTAGAAAGGGCAGTTGAAGCCCTTGATTATCTTCTCGAACACGATCTTCCCAAAACTATGAGCACCTTCAACCGCCCTGTAGATTAA
- a CDS encoding macro domain-containing protein, with protein sequence MQVKIGNCVLELVKGDITQQDTEAIVNAANEELIPGGGVDGAIHRAGGPSIAEEARRYGRCPTGSAVITGAGNLKAKYVIHAVGPIWRGGNHGEPELLASAYRSALKLCLEKDINSVAFPSLSTGAYGYPLKEAARVALSTIISFLKEHQKPALVRLVLFGEDAYQTYEKALKELMGTPK encoded by the coding sequence ATGCAGGTAAAAATAGGAAATTGCGTATTAGAGCTGGTAAAAGGAGACATAACCCAGCAGGACACCGAAGCCATTGTTAACGCCGCCAACGAGGAGCTAATTCCAGGCGGCGGTGTAGATGGGGCCATTCACCGAGCAGGTGGGCCAAGCATTGCCGAAGAGGCCCGCCGCTACGGACGTTGCCCAACCGGAAGCGCGGTAATCACCGGAGCCGGAAACCTCAAAGCCAAATACGTAATCCATGCCGTGGGCCCCATCTGGCGTGGCGGCAACCACGGAGAACCTGAACTGCTCGCCAGCGCTTACCGTTCGGCTTTAAAACTCTGTCTAGAAAAAGATATAAATTCCGTAGCTTTTCCTTCTCTTTCTACGGGAGCTTATGGTTATCCCTTAAAGGAGGCTGCTAGAGTAGCGCTTTCTACTATCATTTCCTTTCTTAAAGAACACCAGAAGCCAGCGCTGGTGCGCCTGGTTCTCTTTGGCGAAGACGCTTATCAAACTTATGAAAAGGCTTTGAAAGAGCTGATGGGAACACCCAAGTAA
- the dnaJ gene encoding molecular chaperone DnaJ, producing the protein MVKKDLYEILGVSPDASQEEIKKAYRRLARKYHPDLHPGDKEAEEKFKEIQEAYEILSDPQKRAEYDKLRQAASAFSFTTPGGERAYDFSFFMDEESPFGGFADIFADLFGFERGWEPGPEPGADVLYRVEVPFRQAALGGEIEIEVPLEKPCPACHGQGIDLSSAETCPYCNGKGKKEYKRGAVRMIEICPHCKGVGRKATKLCPTCQGAGTIRETERLKVKIPAGAETGTRLRIPGKGMPGRKGGPPGDLYLELVVKPDPRFERKGYDLYLKQPIGLFTAVLGGQVEVPTLDGKVRMKVPPGTQCGQKFRLRGKGIPRPDGGRGDLYVEAMITVPKNLTPEARKKFEELKAMIPEAT; encoded by the coding sequence ATGGTCAAAAAAGACCTTTACGAGATATTAGGGGTTAGCCCAGACGCCAGCCAGGAGGAAATCAAAAAGGCCTATCGGCGGCTGGCGCGGAAATATCACCCGGATCTTCATCCAGGAGACAAAGAAGCCGAAGAAAAATTCAAAGAAATTCAAGAGGCCTACGAGATCCTTTCTGATCCACAAAAGCGGGCTGAGTACGACAAGCTCCGCCAGGCAGCCAGTGCCTTTAGTTTTACCACTCCGGGCGGAGAAAGGGCTTATGACTTTAGTTTCTTCATGGACGAAGAAAGTCCCTTTGGAGGATTTGCTGATATTTTTGCCGACCTCTTCGGTTTTGAAAGGGGCTGGGAACCTGGTCCAGAACCAGGAGCAGATGTGCTCTACCGCGTAGAGGTCCCCTTCAGGCAGGCGGCCTTAGGCGGTGAAATAGAAATAGAAGTACCTCTTGAAAAACCGTGTCCTGCCTGCCATGGCCAGGGTATTGACCTCTCAAGTGCCGAGACCTGTCCCTATTGTAACGGCAAAGGCAAAAAAGAATACAAACGCGGCGCCGTGCGAATGATTGAAATCTGCCCCCATTGTAAGGGCGTGGGCCGAAAGGCTACCAAACTCTGCCCCACCTGCCAGGGAGCAGGAACAATCAGAGAAACAGAGCGCTTGAAAGTAAAAATTCCAGCCGGAGCCGAAACTGGCACAAGGCTCAGAATACCAGGAAAAGGGATGCCGGGACGTAAAGGTGGCCCACCAGGAGACCTTTATCTGGAACTGGTAGTCAAACCTGACCCGCGTTTTGAACGCAAAGGCTATGACCTTTACCTCAAACAGCCCATAGGCCTATTTACGGCGGTACTCGGTGGCCAGGTGGAAGTGCCCACTTTAGACGGCAAGGTGCGAATGAAGGTGCCCCCTGGTACCCAGTGTGGCCAGAAGTTTCGCCTGCGTGGCAAGGGGATCCCCCGACCTGATGGAGGGCGAGGAGATCTATATGTAGAGGCCATGATAACCGTACCCAAGAATTTGACTCCTGAAGCCAGGAAAAAGTTTGAAGAATTAAAGGCTATGATTCCCGAAGCCACTTAA
- the xseA gene encoding exodeoxyribonuclease VII large subunit, with product MEALARGDIKNNRRVLSVSELTAELKDLLEQKFPFVWVEGEVSNTKSSANGHLYFSLKDDGAVLKAVMFRSYRPNLAFKLEDGLHVLCFGRLSLYEPRGEYQLIVQQVEPVGYGAFRLALEQLKKKLAVEGLLDEARKRPLPFWPKAVGLITSLHGAAIHDFLRVGFFRNPKARVIIYPVKVQGDEAPQEIVEALYSLGRFSEVEVIVIARGGGSFEDLLPFNHEGLARAIAASPVPVVSAVGHEIDVTICDLVADARAPTPTAAAELVFPNLNELAYDLGLKFRALHKALKEKLLREEQKLNHLKKQLKDPRQKIYESRERLGLLKRRLDLSFARHLETKRNKLVSLVRQLESLSPLAVLARGYSITRKPSGKVIKEAREVLPGDELDILLHQGKLRVEVKEIFHV from the coding sequence ATGGAGGCTTTGGCAAGGGGTGATATAAAAAATAATCGTCGGGTCCTCTCGGTAAGCGAACTCACCGCTGAGTTAAAAGATCTCCTTGAACAGAAATTTCCTTTTGTCTGGGTAGAAGGCGAAGTTTCAAATACCAAGAGTTCTGCCAATGGCCATCTTTACTTTTCTTTGAAAGATGATGGGGCCGTGCTTAAGGCAGTTATGTTTCGGAGCTATCGCCCCAACCTTGCCTTTAAACTTGAAGACGGCCTGCACGTTCTCTGCTTTGGCAGGCTTAGCCTTTATGAGCCTCGTGGTGAATATCAACTAATCGTCCAACAGGTAGAACCCGTGGGCTACGGTGCTTTTCGCCTGGCCCTTGAACAACTTAAGAAAAAGCTTGCCGTCGAAGGCCTGCTTGATGAAGCCCGCAAAAGGCCTCTTCCCTTCTGGCCAAAAGCAGTAGGTCTTATTACCTCTCTTCATGGGGCTGCTATTCACGACTTTTTGCGCGTGGGCTTTTTCCGCAATCCTAAAGCCCGTGTAATTATTTATCCGGTAAAGGTTCAAGGTGATGAGGCTCCTCAGGAAATTGTTGAAGCCCTTTACTCCCTGGGAAGGTTTTCCGAAGTAGAAGTGATTGTTATCGCGCGGGGTGGGGGTTCTTTTGAAGACCTTTTGCCCTTCAACCACGAAGGTCTGGCCAGAGCCATTGCTGCTTCACCAGTGCCGGTAGTTTCAGCCGTTGGCCACGAAATAGACGTAACTATCTGCGATCTGGTGGCTGACGCTCGGGCGCCAACGCCTACCGCGGCGGCTGAACTTGTATTTCCCAATTTAAATGAGCTCGCTTATGACCTTGGCCTCAAATTCAGAGCCCTACACAAGGCTTTAAAAGAAAAACTCTTGCGAGAAGAACAAAAACTCAATCATTTGAAAAAGCAGCTTAAAGACCCTCGCCAGAAAATTTATGAAAGCAGAGAAAGGCTTGGCCTGCTTAAAAGAAGGCTTGATCTTTCTTTTGCGCGCCACCTGGAGACCAAAAGAAATAAGCTCGTCTCTCTTGTGAGACAACTTGAAAGCTTATCTCCCCTAGCCGTGCTAGCAAGGGGATATAGCATCACCCGCAAACCTTCTGGTAAAGTAATCAAAGAAGCCCGAGAAGTTTTACCAGGTGATGAATTAGATATTCTTTTGCATCAAGGTAAACTCCGAGTGGAGGTAAAAGAGATTTTTCATGTTTAA
- a CDS encoding M23 family metallopeptidase: protein MALSYLPEKPYPGAPLLLELPKKVKKVEFLGKNYRPFAYRQRFYALLAVPLNTKPGSYPLKIYAEKIYSYQVKIYPKKYPEEHLEVPPKMIHYPPEVIDRIKREVKAIKQALRGFTPEPLLEGPFVWPVAGRLSSPFGFRRVYNGVPRSHHSGIDIAVPKGTPVKAANSGRVVLTGDFYLPGKIVIIDHGLGIYTVYCHLDKILVKTGQAVDKGEKIALSGASGRVTGPHLHFGCYIEGVKVDPKMLLEVF, encoded by the coding sequence TTGGCCTTAAGTTATCTTCCGGAAAAGCCTTATCCAGGGGCACCGTTGCTTCTAGAGCTACCTAAAAAAGTAAAGAAAGTTGAATTCCTCGGTAAAAATTATAGGCCTTTTGCCTATCGCCAAAGGTTCTATGCCCTTTTAGCCGTGCCTTTAAATACCAAACCAGGATCTTATCCCTTAAAAATTTACGCCGAAAAAATTTATTCCTATCAAGTCAAAATTTATCCCAAAAAGTATCCTGAAGAGCATCTGGAAGTGCCTCCTAAGATGATTCATTACCCGCCAGAGGTGATTGACCGCATAAAAAGAGAAGTAAAAGCCATTAAGCAGGCGCTAAGAGGCTTTACTCCCGAGCCTTTGCTTGAAGGCCCTTTTGTGTGGCCGGTGGCCGGGCGTCTTTCAAGCCCTTTTGGCTTTAGAAGGGTTTACAATGGCGTGCCAAGGAGCCATCATTCTGGCATTGATATCGCTGTTCCTAAAGGTACACCTGTAAAAGCGGCCAATAGCGGACGGGTGGTCTTGACCGGAGATTTTTATTTGCCGGGGAAAATCGTAATCATTGACCACGGCCTGGGCATCTACACTGTTTATTGTCACCTTGATAAAATTTTGGTTAAAACCGGGCAAGCGGTGGACAAAGGCGAAAAAATTGCCCTCTCTGGCGCCAGCGGGAGAGTTACTGGCCCGCATCTCCACTTTGGCTGTTACATTGAAGGTGTTAAAGTAGACCCTAAAATGCTCCTTGAGGTGTTTTGA
- the xseB gene encoding exodeoxyribonuclease VII small subunit, which produces MRYEEALKRLEVIVHELEENELPLEEALKRYEEGVRLVRYCESLLQEAQKKIEVLLKDSEGHLVRQEFSLFEE; this is translated from the coding sequence ATGCGCTACGAAGAGGCCTTAAAAAGGCTTGAAGTCATTGTTCACGAGCTTGAAGAAAATGAGCTCCCCCTTGAAGAGGCGTTAAAGCGTTATGAAGAAGGCGTAAGGCTTGTGCGCTACTGCGAAAGTCTCCTTCAGGAAGCCCAGAAAAAAATAGAAGTCTTGTTAAAAGACTCTGAAGGCCATTTAGTGCGCCAGGAATTTTCTTTATTCGAGGAATAG